The window GGCCTGGAACGCGGAGGCCACCCCGTCCGGGGCGGACGGCGGTGCGGGCGCCGGGTCCTGCGCCGCGGCCCCCGCGGCGAGGAGCACGGACAGCGTGGCGGCGAGCAGGGCGACTGTCTTCATGATGCCTCCAGGGTTCCCGCGGGAATGCCGGGGATGCGGGAAGGAGAAGGACCTGCAAGGTGCGTGCTCCCCGGGCGCGGGAGGACGCGACGGTTGCCCGCCCCTCCGCCCCGGCCCTAGCTTCCCGTCCCGGGCCGCTCCGGCCATGCGCACCCCCAGACTCCACGAAGATGCCCCGGTACATCGGCGCACACACCATCGACAACGGCGGGATCCACATGGCCGCCCTGCGCGCGGGCGGCGCCGGGATGAAGGCGCTCCAGGTCTTCACCGCGCCCCCGCGCTTCTACGGCGACCGGGCGGGGATGAAGCCGGAGAAGGCCGAGCGCTTCAACGCCGCCCTGCGCGAGGCCGGGATCCGGCCGGAGCACGTGGTGGTGCACGGCGCCTACGTCCTGGGGGTCGCCACGCCGGACCCGGCCAAGTGGGAGCGCGCCGCCGCGGGGCTCGCCAAGGAGCTGGAGCGCTCCACGGCGCTGGGGGTGGGCGCCGTCTGCTTCCACCCCGGCTCCGCCTCCGACGGCGACCGGGCCGCCGCCGCGGAGCGGGTGGCGAAGGCGATCACGGCCGCGCTGCGGAAGACGGAGGGGAGCACCCGGCTCCTGGTGGAGAACACCGCGGGGGCCGGGCAGACACTGGGGCGCACCGCCGCCGAGGTGGCCGACATCCTCCGCCACGTCCCCGACGAGCTGCGCCCGCGCACCGGCTACGGGCTGGACACCTGCCACCTGTACGCCTCCGGCTACGACATCGCCGGGTCGGAGAAGGCGCTCCGGGCGATCCTGGACGAATGGGAGGGGGAGACCGGGGAAAAGCCCTCCTTCTTCCACCTCAACGACAGCGAGGGCGGGCTGGGCACCAACAGGGACCGCCACGTGCTGATCGGCGAGGGGGAGATCGGCGAGGAAGCCTTCCGCTGGCTCCTGAACGACCCCCGCAGCCGCGACGTCCCGCTGATCCTGGAGACCCCGCAGGAGAAGCCCGACGTCGCCGACGACGACCCCTCCCCCGACCCGTACGACGTGCGGATGGGGGAGCTGCTGCGGAGCTTCGTCAAGTGAGGCGCGCCCCCACGCGGAGGCCGCGGTGAGCGCGGGAGGGGCGGACCCGGAGGTGGTCCGCCGCCGCCGCGAGGACCGCCGCCGCTTCCTGGAGCGCCTGTACCGGAGCAGCGAGGAGGACGGGGTGGTGTACGAGGACGGCTACGAGATCGCCGAGGAGCTGGGGCTCTCGCGGACCGACGCCGAGCGGATCGCCCGGTACCACGAGGACCACGGGTACGTGAAGGGGATGGGCGGCACCGGCCTCACCCTGCGCATCACGGCCCGCGGCATCGATTTCGTCGAGTCCGGGGGTTTCTCTTCCGAGGAGTCGTAGAGACGGGCCGCTCCGGAGCCAAGCCAAACAGCCGGCTTGTCTCCTGCACGGGCTCCGGGAGCCAGGCCAAACCGCCGGCCTGTCTCCCCTCGCCGGAGTGAGCCAGCCGAAACTACCCGGCTGTCTCCCTCCGTACGGCATCATATGGGTACTGCGGAACCACCAACGGCGCCCGTGCCGTGATCTCCCGGCGCGGGATGCCGTGTCGCACTTCGCACTCTCGCACTCATGCTCCTCGACTCCCTCCAGGCCCTCGACGACTCCGCGCTTTCCGAAGGGCTCCGCGCCGCCCTGGGCTACCTGCGCGCGTTCGACCCGGCGACGCCGGACGGGCGGCATCCGGTGGATGGGGAGCGGGTGTTCGCGCTGGTGCAGACGTACGAGACGGGGCCGTCCACCGAGAAGCGCTTCGAGTCGCACCGGGCGCACCTGGACGTGCAGTACGTGGCGGAGGGGGAGGAGCGGATCCTGCAC of the Longimicrobiaceae bacterium genome contains:
- a CDS encoding deoxyribonuclease IV yields the protein MPRYIGAHTIDNGGIHMAALRAGGAGMKALQVFTAPPRFYGDRAGMKPEKAERFNAALREAGIRPEHVVVHGAYVLGVATPDPAKWERAAAGLAKELERSTALGVGAVCFHPGSASDGDRAAAAERVAKAITAALRKTEGSTRLLVENTAGAGQTLGRTAAEVADILRHVPDELRPRTGYGLDTCHLYASGYDIAGSEKALRAILDEWEGETGEKPSFFHLNDSEGGLGTNRDRHVLIGEGEIGEEAFRWLLNDPRSRDVPLILETPQEKPDVADDDPSPDPYDVRMGELLRSFVK
- a CDS encoding YhcH/YjgK/YiaL family protein; translated protein: MLLDSLQALDDSALSEGLRAALGYLRAFDPATPDGRHPVDGERVFALVQTYETGPSTEKRFESHRAHLDVQYVAEGEERILHAPVRLLTPAEPYDPERDVVFYEEPKHASSLLLRPGDLAVLYPGDGHKPGCMAGGRHRVRKVVVKVRV